A stretch of DNA from Curtobacterium sp. MCBD17_035:
GGACGATCGTCTCGCCAGCGACGGGCTTCCCGTCCGCGCCGACGAGCACCGCGCGGCCGTCCGACAGATCACCGCCCGTCGGCCGTTGGTCGGGCTCGTCGAACACCACGTGGAGGATCGCTCCAGCACTCGCCGCCGCTGCGGGCGTGGTCGCGCTCAGCGCGATGGCCGGGATGCTCCATGCCGCTGCACCCACCAGCGTGCGGCGTGCGATCGTCTGCGGGCGCCCGTCGGGGCCCGTCCGCCGCTCGTCGTCGTCGCTCATCCGGTCGTCCACCTCTCGTCGTCGGACTCCGGCCCGTGCCGGAGGTGATCGGAACGGTAGGTGCACAGGGCGCCGAGGACGACCGGGTCCGCGGTGGATCCCCACGTCGACGGGGATCCACCGGATCTCGATCACTCGCCGTGTCAGCCGACGTCGGGTGATCACCGGGGAGCGCCTCACCCTCCCCGGCGAGTGCCGCGCCGCCTACTTGGCCGACGCGTAGTCGTCGGCCACCGCGACCTGCAGCGGGAACTCGACGGGGAAGTCCCCGAACAACAGGCGCCCGGCATCGGCGGCCGCGGACCGGACGTGCTCGACGACACGGTCGGCGTCGCCTTCGGGCGTGTGCACCATGATCTCGTCGTGCAGGAAGAACACCAGGTGCGGGCCGGCGGTGACCGGTCCGGGCCACTCGGCCATCAGGCGCGTCCGGAGCCCGGCGAGCCAGGACAGCGCCCACTCGGCGGCGCTCGCCTGCACGACGAAGTTCCGGGTGAACCGACCCCAGCTCCGCGCACGACTCCGCGCCGCCCGTTCGAGTGCCGGTGAACCCTCGGCCGAGAACGCGTGGGCCTGGGCGGCCAGCTGGTCGGGGGACGGTGCCGGCGAGGTCCGCCCGAGCCGTGACGTGACGACCTCGCCCCGCTCGCCCGCCCGGGCCGCTGCCTCGACGAGCGCGAGCGCCTTCGGGTACGCCCGCGCCAGTCGGGGCACGAGCCGTCCGCCCTCGCCCTGGGTGGCGCCGTACATCGCGCCGAGCATCGCGCCCTTGGCCTGCTGCCGGGTCTCGACCGCACCCGAGGCGACCACGCCGTCGTACAGGTCGCGGCCCCGCCCGGCCTCCGCCATCGCACGGTCCTGCGCGAGCGCGGCGAGGACACGGGGTTCGAGCTGCGCCGCGTCCGCGACGACGAGTTTCCAGCCGGGGTCGGGGACGACCGCGGCCCGGATCTGCTTCGGCAGCTGCAGGGCTCCGCCGCCGCTGGCCGCCCACCGCCCGGAGACGACACCGCCGACGACGTACTCCGGGTGGAACCGGCCGTCCTCGATCCACTCGTCGAGCCACGTCCAGCCGTTCGCGGTGAGCAACCGGGAGCGCCGCTTGTAGTCGAGCAGCGGTTCGATCGCCGGGTGGTCGTGGCGCGCGAGCTCCCACTTGCGGGTGGAGTCGACGACGAGCCCGGCCCGGCGGAGGGAGCGGAGGACGTCCGCGGGCGAGTCGGGGTTGAGCCCGGGGTCGTCGAGCCGTTCGCGCAGCACGGCGGCGAGCTCCTCGAGCCGCCGCGGTCGGACGCCGTACGGCACGCGGGGGCCGAGCACGTCCTCGAGGATCCGCTCGTGCACGTCGACCCGCCACGGCAAGCCCCCGAAGCGCATCTCCGCGGCGACGAGTGCCCCGGCAGACTCGGCGGCGAGCAACAGCCGGAGCGCACCCGGATCCCGGGACCCGGCCACGGCCTCCTGTTGCGCGCGGAACTCGGCGACGGGATCGGCAGCGGACACCGGATCTGCAGCGATCCGTCCGGTGGACGACGGCCCCGACGCGAAGATCGAGTCGTCGAACAGGGCGTCCGCGCGCGGTGCGGGGGCGGCCTCGCCGGGGTCGTCCCACCAACCGTCCGGTGCCGTCGCGAGCGGCGACCCGGCGGTCGCGACCGCGGTGCGCAGGATCCGGTGGCACAGCCGCAGGTCGACGCACCGCGCGACACGGCCGCCCGCCGCGAGCACCTGTGGGTACCAGCGGGCCGTGTCGTCCCACACCCACCGCACGCCCGGCGCTTCGTGCACCGCGATCCAGGCCGGGAGGCCCGCCGCGGCCACGTGCACCGGCGCGCCCTGGGCGGTCCCCGCGTCCGACACGACGGTCGCGAGCGTGCCGCCGTCGACGCGGTTCAGGACGATGTGCACCCGTCGATCATGCCCGGGACCACCGGCACGACCGGCACGGTCAGCCCTCCTCGGCTCCGACGAGGTACTTCCGAAGAGAGCCGTCCGCGAGCACCGTACGCACGACGGCGGGGTCGTGCAGGGCGTGGCGGTCGAGCGACGACGGGCGACACATCGGGTGAAGGTCCAGCCGCCGATGCCCCGACCCCCGTGCCCGACGCGGACGGGGTGAGGACCGGATGTGACCATGCCCGGACGCTTCCCGACCCCCTCCGACCGAACTGGAGCACAGATCCACATGAGCGACGACCGACCCGACCAGCAGCAACCCCGCACCCTCTCGCCGGCGACGGCGTCGGAGGATCGATTAGGGAGTCCCAGCCGTCGCTCGATCGTCCTCGCGGGAGCGTGGAGCGTTCCCGCGATCGCCCTCGCCACCGCGACCCCTGCACATGCGGCCAGTGACAGCGCCACCATCACGGTCTCGTTCGCCGATTCCGCGCCTCGCGCACCGGGTTCCTCGCTCGCCGACGGGACCGCGACCGTCCGCTCCGGCAGCGGAGTTCCGTTGCCGAACGAGACCGTCGTCCTCACGGTCTCCGGACCCGCCTCCTTCGGCCCCCCGGGGACCACCACGGTCACGGTCACCACCGACGCCGCAGGCCAGGCGGCTGCCGCCGGTCTCACCGCGGGCACGACCAACGGCACGGTGACGCTCACCGCGACCGTGACCGGTGCGGGGACTGCCACCGCCACGATCAGCGTCCTCCATCAGGGTGTGCTCCACCAGGAGGCCGCGGTCCGGTTCCCGGCGGCGACCGGCGCGTTCACCGCACTCGCCTCGAACAGCACGTCGAACAACCGGTACGGCGTCGCTGGCGTGACCTCGACCGGCGAGGTGTGGAGTTACTACTCGGGGACGAACACGGTGCGACGGGTCGCCACCGGTGCCGATCCGTCGATCGCGCCGGCGATCGCCCTCCGGGGGAACTCGAACGACAGCTTCACCCACTACGTGAAGGGAGGCGTGGCTTTGAACGACAATGGCTCACCGCTGTTCCCCGGGGTACCGGGACCGTTCACGCACCTGACCGCGACGAGTACTGCGGACAACCTGTACTGCGTCGTCGCGGTGACGTCTGCCGGTGCCGTCTGGCGGTACTTCTACGGCAACACGTCCTCCAGTGTGGCGCAGGTCGCGTCGGACGCGGATCCGACGATCCCGCCGGTGTCGGCGATCAGCTCCGTCAGCAAGGACTCCTCGCAGGTCTTCGTGACCCGGGACGGCGTCCTCCACTCCCGCAGTACTGCAGACGCGACTCCCTTCCCAACGACGGCGCGGTTCGTGGGCGCGTCGGCGACCAGCACGCTGGCCAACCACTACGCGTTCGTCGCCGTGACGTCCACCGGCGAGGTGTGGCGCCTCGGCTATCGCAGCAGTGCGCCGACCCTCATCGACCGCGTCGCCACCGGCGCCGACCCCACGGTCACACCGGTGGTCGGGATCCGCTCCGACGCCAACGACCACGTTCCGGTCTGGGTCGGGACGGACGGCCGGGCGTACTCGACCTGGTCGAGTACGCCTGTCTTCCCGGCGGCGACCGGCCGCTTCACGCATCTCGCCGCGGACGCGGAGGCGCACAACCGGTTCGCGGTCGTGGGGGTCACGACGACCGGCGAGGTGTGGCGGTGGCACTACGGCGGGAACAACTCCAGAACCGACGACTACGCGCGTGTCCTCACCGGTGCGGACCCCGCGATCGCACCGGGTGTGGGACTGCGCGACGACTCGAACGACTCCGTCGCGTTCTCGGTGACCGGGGCGTCCGCCTGATCGGACGCATTTCGTCATTCTCGAGTGGCGCGGGAATGGGCGCGGTCCAGGCTGGGTTTCAGGAACGTCCGCGAACGCACCGAGGGAACCCCATGCACCACCTGAGAACCGCCACCGTCGTCGCCGCCACCGCGGCACTCGCACTCGCACTCACCGGGTACTCCGGCGCCACGGGGACCGCGCCGGCGAGCGCCGCCAGCAGCACGAAGGGCGGGACGCTCCACATCCTGACCACCGCGACGGCGGTGCACCTCGATCCCGCGACGAGCCAGAACCTGTCGACGACGACGCTCGGCCTGGTCGTCCGACGCCTCACCACGTGGGACATCCGGCCGGGGAAGACCGCGAAGGTCGTGCCGGACCTCGCCACGACCACGGGCACGCCGAGCGACGGCGGGAAGACCTGGACCTACCACCTGAAGAAGGGGATCGAGTTCCAGGACGGCACCCCGATCACCAGCCAGGACATCAAGTACGGCGTCGAGCGCTCCTTCGCGCCGACCCTCACCGGTGGCCTGAGCTACCACAAGTCATTGCTCGTCGGAGGCTCGAGCTACCAGGGTCCGTTCGACGGCGGGCAGCTCGACAGCATCGCGACGCCCGACGACCGCACGATCGTGTTCCACCTCGATGCGGCCTACGGCGACTGGCCGTGGATCGCGTCGATGCCCGCGTTCGCGCCCGTGCCGCAGGGCAAGGGCGACCCGAACACGTACGACGCGAAGCCGGTCGCGTCGGGCCCCTACCAGGTGCAGTCGAACCAGCAGGGCTCCCAGCTGACCCTCGTGCGGAACAAGCACTGGAGCGCCGGGACGGACAAGGTGCGCACCGCGGGCCCCGCGAAGATCGTGTTCGAGGAGAGCCAGGACGAGTCGACCCTGACCCAGAGCCTCATCGCCGACTCGGGTGACGCGAAGGACTCGTTCGCAGCCACCTACCTCGGGGCCGCAGAGCTCAACCAGGTCCGCCCGAACCCGTCCGCCGCGTCGCGCGTCGCCACGTCGAAGGCCGGCCCGATCACGTACCTCGCCATGAACACGCAGCGTGGCGCACTGAAGGACCTCCAGGTGCGCAAGGCCCTGGAGTACGCGACCGACAAGCGCGCCTTCCGGATCGCCGCCGGTGGCGCCCAGGCGGGCACGTACGCGTCGACGCTCATCACACCGGGCATCGCGGGCCGCAAGTCGTACGAACTGTACAAGGCGCCGGCGTCCGGGAACGTGAAGAAGGCGAAGGCGCTGCTCAAGGCGGCGGGCCAGAAGGACCTGCACTTCACGCTCCTGACGCAGAACGACCCGTCGTACCTCGCCCAGGCGCAGGCGCTCCAGCAGGGGCTCAAGCGCGCGGGCATCGCGGTGACGCTCAAGCCCGAGGACGTCGACAGCTTCTACACCGACGCCACGAACGACTCGTCGTACGACCTCGTCCTGTACGGCTGGCAGCCGGACTTCCCGAGCGCGAACGCGAACATCCAGCCGCTGTTCGCCTCGTCCCAGATCGGGAACGGCGGGTACAACGTGTCGCACTACAGCAACAGCGACGTCGACGCCCTCATCACGAAGGCGACGGCGACGGTGAACCGCTCGAAGGCGAACGCGCTGTGGGCCCAGGTCGACCGTCGCATCATGCAGGACGCGCCGATCGTGCCGCTGACCTACGCGAAGCAGTCGTTCCTCCGCGGCTCGGACGTCCAGCACTTCTTCGTGCCGGACTTCCCCGCGTACCCGAACTACCTCAAGGTCACGCTCGCCAAGTGAGCGAGGACCGCACCGCGCCCGTCCTCGACGTCCGGGGGCTCCGTGTCGCCTTCGGCGGCGGTGCCCCCGTCGTCGACGACATCACGTTCGCCCTGCACCCCGGCCGGGTCCTGGCGCTCGTCGGCGAGTCCGGTTCGGGCAAGTCCGTCTCGGCGATGAGCGTCCTCGGGCTCCTGCCGTCGACCGCCGCGGTGTCGGGGAGCATCCGCTTCCGGCGCACGCCCGACGCGGAGCCCGTCGAGCTCGTCGGGGCGGACGCGGACGTCCTCCGCAGCGTGCGCGGTGCGGGCATCGGCACCGTGTTCCAGGAGCCGATGGGGTCGTTCACGCCCGTGCTGTCGATCGGCACGCAGATCGCCGAGGCCGTCCGTGCGCACCGGTCCGGCGCTGACGTCGTCGCCCGGACGGAGGCGCTGCTCACCGCCGCCGGCATCGCCGACCCCGCCCGGGTCCGGCGCGCGTACCCCCATGAGCTGTCCGGCGGGCAGCTCCAGCGCGCGATGATCGCGATGGCGCTGGCGGCCGACCCGGTCGCGCTCATCGCCGACGAGCCGACGACCGCACTCGACGTCACCGTGCAGGCCGGGATCCTCGACCTGCTCCGCCGCCTGTGTCGCGAGCGTGACCTCGCCGTGCTCCTCATCACCCACGACATGGGCGTGGTCGCCGACGTGGCGGACGACGTCCTCGTCATGCGGGCCGGGCGGGCGGTCGAGGCGCAGTCGGCCGCCGACCTGTTCGCGGCGCCGCACGCCGCCTACACCCGCGAGCTCCTGGCCGCGGTCCCCGTCCTCGGCGGGCCGAGCCGGGCCTCCCGGCCGGACGCGGAGACGCGGCCCACCACCGGCACGTCGTCGTCCGGACCGAGATCCACGGCCGGGTCCACGGACCGGGAGGTCGTGGCCCGCCTGACCGACGTCGCCATCACGTACGGCGGACGGCGCGCGACGCCCGCCGTCGCCGACATCGACCTCGCGATCCGCTCGGGCGAGGTCCTCGGGCTCGTCGGCGAGTCCGGCTCGGGCAAGTCGACGATCGGGCGGGCGCTCGCCGGCCTCGTCCCGGTGTCGTCCGGGACCGTCGAGGTCTCCGGCACGGATCTCCGGCGCGCGCGGCGGCGGCGGCTCCGCGCGGTCCGCAGCCGCGTCGGGTACGTGTTCCAGGATCCCGCGTCCTCGCTCAACCCCCGCGCGACGATCGGGTGGAGCATCGCTGAGCCGCTGCGCCTGCACACCGACCTCGGCGAGACCGCCCGCCGGGCCCGGGTCCGCGAGCTGCTCGAGGCCGTGCGTCTCGACCCCGCGTACGCCGACCGGTTCCCGCACCAGCTCTCCGGCGGGCAGCGGCAGCGCGTGGCGGTGGCGCGCGCGCTCGCCCTGCACCCGGTCCTCCTGATCGCCGACGAACCGACGAGCGCGCTCGACGTCACCGTGCAGCGCACCGTGCTCGACCTGCTCGCGACGCTGCAGGCGGAACTCGGGTTCGCGTGCCTGCTCATCAGCCACGACCTGGCCGTCGTCCGGCAGCTCGCCGACGAGGTCGTCGTGCTCCGCCGCGGCCACGTCGTCGAGCGCGGCACGGCGGCCGAGGTCCTCGAGGACCCGCAGGACCCGTACACACGCATGCTGCTCGCCGCCGCCCCCGTCGCGGACCCGATCCGCCAGGCCGAGCGGCGGTCCACCTGGCGCCGGCTCGTCGCCGCCGGTGGCACGACCGAGGAGGCCCGCGCATGACCGCGAACGTCGTCGACCGCCCCGTCGCCCCCACGCCCGCCGCCACCGGGTTCCGCGCCGTCGCCCGCCGCGTCGGCCGGGACCGCTGGGCACTCGCCAGCGCGATCGTCATCGTCGTGTTCGCGCTCGTCGCGATCGGCGCACCGCTCATCGCCGGGCTCAGCGGGCAGGACCCGTACCGGTACCACCTCGGGACGCTCACCGGGTTCGGCGCACCGAAGGGCACGGGCGGCGGGATCAGTGCCGCGCACTGGTTCGGCGTCGAGCCGCTGACCGGTCGCGACCTGTTCGCGATCGTCACCTACGGCGCCCGGACCTCGCTCGGGGTCGGGATCGCCGCGACGATCCTGTCGATGGTGCTCGGCGTGCTCGTCGGCGTCACCACCGGGTTCTTCGGCGGCTGGTACGACCGCGGGATGAGCCGGGTCGTCGACGTCATGTTCGGGTTCCCGTCGCTCGTGTTCATGATCGCGCTGACCGCCATCGTGCCGAACCGGTTCCCCGCCCCCGTGCTCGTCGTGCTCGTCATCGGGTTCTTCGGCTGGCCGGCCGTCGCCCGGGTGATCCGCGGGCAGACACTGTCCCTGCGGCAGCGGAACTTCGTCGTCGCGTCGACCGCGATGGGCGCCGGTTCCTGGCACGTCATCATCCGCCAGCTCCTGCCGAACCTCGCCGCGACGATCACCGTCTACGCGACGATCTCGATCCCGAGCATGATCGGGGCCGAGGCCGCCCTGTCGTTCCTCAGCGTCGGGGTGACGCCCCCGACGCCGTCCTGGGGCCGCACCATCGGCGACGCCGTGGGGTGGGTGCAGACCGACCCCATGTACCTCGTGTTCCCGGGAGCCGCCCTGTTCGTCATCACGCTCGCGTTCAACCTGCTCGGGGACGCCCTCCGCGACGCCCTCGACCCGCGCCGGACGGAGGTGTCGCGATGAGGACCTGGCGCTTCGTGCTGTTCCGCGTCCTCGGCGCGATCGTGGTGTTGTTCGTCGTGGCCGCGGTCACCTACGCGCTGTTCACCCTGCTGCCGACGAACGCCGCCCGCGCGATGTGCGACAAGCCCTGCACGCCCGACCGCCTGGCGCAGGTCAAGGCGTTCATCGGCACCGACCTGCCCTGGTGGCAGCAGTTCCTCGACTACCTGTCGGGCATCTTCGTCGGGCGGCACTTCGGCAGCGGCTCGACCGCCGTGGTCTGCGGCGCACCGTGCTTCGGGTACTCGTTCCAGCTCCACCAGAGTGTCACGACGCTGATCCTGTCCCGCCTGCCGGTCACGGCCTCCATCGCGATCGGCGCCGCCGTGCTGTGGCTCGTCGCGGGTGTCGCCGGCGGCACCGTGTCCGCGCTCCGGCGTGGATCGGTCCTCGACCGGGCGGTCATGACGATCGCCGTCGGTGGGGTCTCGGCGCCGGCGTACCTCGTGGGACTGTTGGCGATCCTCCTGTTCGGGTTCGTGCTCCGGATCCTGCCGACCGGCGGCTACGTCGCGTTCACCGACGACCCCGTGCAGTGGTTCCTGCACCTGCTCCTGCCCTGGTGCGTGCTCGCGTTCATCAGCGCCGCCATCTACGCCCGACTGACCCGCGGCGAGATGCTCGAGGTGATGGGCCAGGACCACATCCGCACCGCCCGCGCCAAGGGCCTGAGCGAGTCGCAGGTCGTCGTCCGGCACGGGCTCCGCACCGCGATCCTGCCCGTCGTGACCCTGTTCGGGCTCGACCTCGGCACCCTGCTCGGCGGCGCGGTGATCACCGAGAAGGTGTTCTCGATGCAGGGGCTCGGCGCACTGCTCATCGACGCGGTGCACTCGCTGGACCTGCAGGTCGTCGTCGGGTTCACGCTGTTCGCGGCGTTCCTGGTCGTCACCGCGAACGTCATCGTCGACCTCGTGTACGGGGTCGTGGATCCGCGGGTGCGGACGGGGCGCTGAGGTCGAGCGGCGCGCCCGTCACCCGGGTCCCGGTTTCTCCGCCGTCGGACTTCACCGAAGCACGGTCCGATCTGAACCAGGTGACCGAGGGCCGACACGGGCAACGCGATCAGATCAGCCGGTCCGCCGTGTGCCGTGACCTCGGCCAACCTGTCGCTCCGCACCGGTCTCCTCATCGTCGCACCCGCGCACCCGACCAGAACCAGGCGCTCGTCACGAACACGACGACCGCGAAGAAGAAGCCGAGCGCGTCCGTTCCCCCGTCGTACGTCCGGGCGTCGACGGCATGAACGGTCCCGACGACGAGGACGACGCCGACCACCGCCAGGAGCATCGCGGCACCCCGGAGCACGAGCGCCCGCGTGTTCGACCGGTCTGAGCGCGCCGCCGGCTGGACGTCGTACCGCGACAACCACCGGCGACTCCGGAGAACGGACTGACCGATGCCCGCCACCGCGCAGATCAGAGCCCCCAGGTCGAAGAGCACCATCGCCCACGGAGTCCTGTTGAACCAGAGCGCGGCACCGACGGCCATGACCAGCCCCAGGAGCGCCACCCAACGGGTCAGTGTCCACAGCAGTCGCCACATGCCGTACCCTCCGTCTCCCGGGCCGTGCCCTCAGTCCTCCGTGTCGACGCCACCCGGTCGCACCGCCGCGGTGTCGGCAACGTCGATCCGGGTCATGCCGTCGCCACGGTCCTCGGTGGTGATCCGCGGGGCCGCATCCGCCTCGGTCGACCCCGAAGCCCGGGTGAGCTCGTCGTGGCGCCGCTCCGAGAACGTCATGTCCACGCCGTCGTCGGTCGTCTCGAGGGGATCGCGAGCATCCGTCATACGAGGGACGCTACCCGCCGCTACACGAATTGGATGCGTGAGCAGCACCGATGCCACCAGCTCCAGCTCCATCTCGTGGAGTTGCATGCCGACGTGCAGCCGGGGCGGCCGCCGGCCCTGTCGGCTCGGCTGGCGGGATGTCGCACGAGCTGACCCGCGCCGTCCATCACGAGACCGGGACGACGGTCCATGAGGAGCATGGTTGCTCGTTAAATTTAACGCCGTCATCTGCCGGATGTGCTAAATTTATCAAGTGCGCTCACCTCTCACGAACCCGTTCCAACCGGGTTCCGACGTGGTTCCAGATGTATGGGCTGGTCGTGTCGAGCAGTTGGCCGATTGGCGGGACGTCGTTCGCCCGCGTCGTCATGCGGGCCTGTACGAGACAGGCCGAACCATCCTCGGTGAACCTGGTACCGGCAAGTCGAGCCTGGTACGCCGGATCGCACGCGATGCCGCAGAGGGCGGCGACTGGGTCACCCCCCAACTGCGCATACCTGCCGGTGCTGATCCGTTGAAGATCGTCGCGTCCGCAGTGCTGCGGCTGGCCGACAAGGCCGGCCTCCTGGCAACGAGTCGGCAACGGGTCCTGGACGTCCTCTCGCGAGTCGAACAGATCGCGGTGTCGGGGTTCTCCGTCGCGGTGCGCGGAGAAGCAGGACCAGAGCCGTTCACCGCACTGTTCGACCTGCTGGTCGAACTCGGGCAGGCCGCCATCGCGCAGAACACCGTGGTGTTGATCCACATCGACGAGGTGCAGAACATCACCGACGAGGCAGCGCTGTCGCAGTTGCTCATCGCTCTCGGTGACGCGCTGTCGCACCAGGTCGAGGTCACGGCTCCGGGCGGTGTCCTCGTCGAGCGACACCTGCCCCTCGCCGTGTACCTGACGGGGCTGCCGGACTTCGAGGACATGGCCGGCGCTCGGAAGGGCGCCACCTTCGCCCGGCGATTCCGCACCATCACGCTTGCCGCCCTCGACGAGGCGGATCTCCTGCAGGCGCTGCAGCCATTCGTGTTCGACGGTTGGGCCACCCCCGACGGGAACGGCGGTCTCGAATCCATCCAGATGAGTTCCGGGGCTGCGAGAGCCGTCGTGGCTCTCTGCTGCGGGGAGCCGTTCCTGTTCCAGCTCGCCGGTCAACGCGCCTGGAATGCAGGGAGCGCCTCGACCATCTCCCAGGAGGAGGTCGTGGCCGGGTGGCGCGGAGTTCAGGGTGAGGCCTCGGCACACGTCGAGCGCATCCTGAACCGGCTGCCGGCTCGTGAACACGAGTTCGTCGAGGCGATGGCGGCGCTGCCGCCGGCCGACCGCACGCTGACGAAGATCGCCGCCCAGATGGGCATGACCTCCGCGACGAAGGTCGGGCCGTTCTCGCAGCGACTGGACACGGTCCGCGGGATCATCGACCGGGGCAAGCC
This window harbors:
- a CDS encoding bifunctional 3'-5' exonuclease/DNA polymerase: MHIVLNRVDGGTLATVVSDAGTAQGAPVHVAAAGLPAWIAVHEAPGVRWVWDDTARWYPQVLAAGGRVARCVDLRLCHRILRTAVATAGSPLATAPDGWWDDPGEAAPAPRADALFDDSIFASGPSSTGRIAADPVSAADPVAEFRAQQEAVAGSRDPGALRLLLAAESAGALVAAEMRFGGLPWRVDVHERILEDVLGPRVPYGVRPRRLEELAAVLRERLDDPGLNPDSPADVLRSLRRAGLVVDSTRKWELARHDHPAIEPLLDYKRRSRLLTANGWTWLDEWIEDGRFHPEYVVGGVVSGRWAASGGGALQLPKQIRAAVVPDPGWKLVVADAAQLEPRVLAALAQDRAMAEAGRGRDLYDGVVASGAVETRQQAKGAMLGAMYGATQGEGGRLVPRLARAYPKALALVEAAARAGERGEVVTSRLGRTSPAPSPDQLAAQAHAFSAEGSPALERAARSRARSWGRFTRNFVVQASAAEWALSWLAGLRTRLMAEWPGPVTAGPHLVFFLHDEIMVHTPEGDADRVVEHVRSAAADAGRLLFGDFPVEFPLQVAVADDYASAK
- a CDS encoding ABC transporter substrate-binding protein gives rise to the protein MHHLRTATVVAATAALALALTGYSGATGTAPASAASSTKGGTLHILTTATAVHLDPATSQNLSTTTLGLVVRRLTTWDIRPGKTAKVVPDLATTTGTPSDGGKTWTYHLKKGIEFQDGTPITSQDIKYGVERSFAPTLTGGLSYHKSLLVGGSSYQGPFDGGQLDSIATPDDRTIVFHLDAAYGDWPWIASMPAFAPVPQGKGDPNTYDAKPVASGPYQVQSNQQGSQLTLVRNKHWSAGTDKVRTAGPAKIVFEESQDESTLTQSLIADSGDAKDSFAATYLGAAELNQVRPNPSAASRVATSKAGPITYLAMNTQRGALKDLQVRKALEYATDKRAFRIAAGGAQAGTYASTLITPGIAGRKSYELYKAPASGNVKKAKALLKAAGQKDLHFTLLTQNDPSYLAQAQALQQGLKRAGIAVTLKPEDVDSFYTDATNDSSYDLVLYGWQPDFPSANANIQPLFASSQIGNGGYNVSHYSNSDVDALITKATATVNRSKANALWAQVDRRIMQDAPIVPLTYAKQSFLRGSDVQHFFVPDFPAYPNYLKVTLAK
- a CDS encoding ABC transporter ATP-binding protein yields the protein MSEDRTAPVLDVRGLRVAFGGGAPVVDDITFALHPGRVLALVGESGSGKSVSAMSVLGLLPSTAAVSGSIRFRRTPDAEPVELVGADADVLRSVRGAGIGTVFQEPMGSFTPVLSIGTQIAEAVRAHRSGADVVARTEALLTAAGIADPARVRRAYPHELSGGQLQRAMIAMALAADPVALIADEPTTALDVTVQAGILDLLRRLCRERDLAVLLITHDMGVVADVADDVLVMRAGRAVEAQSAADLFAAPHAAYTRELLAAVPVLGGPSRASRPDAETRPTTGTSSSGPRSTAGSTDREVVARLTDVAITYGGRRATPAVADIDLAIRSGEVLGLVGESGSGKSTIGRALAGLVPVSSGTVEVSGTDLRRARRRRLRAVRSRVGYVFQDPASSLNPRATIGWSIAEPLRLHTDLGETARRARVRELLEAVRLDPAYADRFPHQLSGGQRQRVAVARALALHPVLLIADEPTSALDVTVQRTVLDLLATLQAELGFACLLISHDLAVVRQLADEVVVLRRGHVVERGTAAEVLEDPQDPYTRMLLAAAPVADPIRQAERRSTWRRLVAAGGTTEEARA
- a CDS encoding ABC transporter permease, with translation MTANVVDRPVAPTPAATGFRAVARRVGRDRWALASAIVIVVFALVAIGAPLIAGLSGQDPYRYHLGTLTGFGAPKGTGGGISAAHWFGVEPLTGRDLFAIVTYGARTSLGVGIAATILSMVLGVLVGVTTGFFGGWYDRGMSRVVDVMFGFPSLVFMIALTAIVPNRFPAPVLVVLVIGFFGWPAVARVIRGQTLSLRQRNFVVASTAMGAGSWHVIIRQLLPNLAATITVYATISIPSMIGAEAALSFLSVGVTPPTPSWGRTIGDAVGWVQTDPMYLVFPGAALFVITLAFNLLGDALRDALDPRRTEVSR
- a CDS encoding ABC transporter permease codes for the protein MRTWRFVLFRVLGAIVVLFVVAAVTYALFTLLPTNAARAMCDKPCTPDRLAQVKAFIGTDLPWWQQFLDYLSGIFVGRHFGSGSTAVVCGAPCFGYSFQLHQSVTTLILSRLPVTASIAIGAAVLWLVAGVAGGTVSALRRGSVLDRAVMTIAVGGVSAPAYLVGLLAILLFGFVLRILPTGGYVAFTDDPVQWFLHLLLPWCVLAFISAAIYARLTRGEMLEVMGQDHIRTARAKGLSESQVVVRHGLRTAILPVVTLFGLDLGTLLGGAVITEKVFSMQGLGALLIDAVHSLDLQVVVGFTLFAAFLVVTANVIVDLVYGVVDPRVRTGR
- a CDS encoding ATP-binding protein; protein product: MVPDVWAGRVEQLADWRDVVRPRRHAGLYETGRTILGEPGTGKSSLVRRIARDAAEGGDWVTPQLRIPAGADPLKIVASAVLRLADKAGLLATSRQRVLDVLSRVEQIAVSGFSVAVRGEAGPEPFTALFDLLVELGQAAIAQNTVVLIHIDEVQNITDEAALSQLLIALGDALSHQVEVTAPGGVLVERHLPLAVYLTGLPDFEDMAGARKGATFARRFRTITLAALDEADLLQALQPFVFDGWATPDGNGGLESIQMSSGAARAVVALCCGEPFLFQLAGQRAWNAGSASTISQEEVVAGWRGVQGEASAHVERILNRLPAREHEFVEAMAALPPADRTLTKIAAQMGMTSATKVGPFSQRLDTVRGIIDRGKPYSFRNRAVEAYLTTDWPRVD